The genomic segment CCGGCCACCTTGTCAGGCTCGTCGCCGCGCGCGGTGAGCATCAGGATCGGGATCGGCTTGGTGCGGCTGTCGGCGCGCCATTTGCGGGCCAGCGACAAGCCGCTTTGCCCGGGCAGCATCCAGTCGAGCAGGATGACCTCGGGCAGGACGGCATCGAGCTCGCGCTGCGCCGATTCGCCGTCTTCGGCCCAGAAGGGCTGGAATCCGTTGTGGCGCAGATTGATGGCAATCAGTTCGGCAATCGCCGGTTCGTCTTCGACGATCAGGACGCGTGGGAGCTTTCTCATGGCATGGCTACGGGAAACCATCACAGGACGGTGGACTCGATCTCGTCCAGGGCCGTGTGCCGCACATCCTTGCCCTTGACCAGATAGATGATCAGTTCGGCCACGTTCTTGGAGTGGTCTCCGATGCGCTCGATGGCCTTGGCCAGGAACAGCAGGTCCAGGCTCGGCGAGATGGTGCGCGGGTCTTCCATCATGTAGGTGATCAGCTTGCGCACAAAGCCGTCGAACTCCCGGTCGATCAGGTCGTCCTCCTTGAGGATGGCCACCGCCGTCTTGGTGTCCAGGCGGGCGAAGGCGTCGAGCGCCTTGCGCAGCAGGCCCGAGGCCAGTTCGGCCGCCACGCGCAGGTCGCTCGATGGCAGCGAGCGCGGGGCGCCGCTTTCGATGATGGAGCGCACCATGCGCGCCATCTTGTTGGCCTCATCGCCCATGCGCTCCAGGTTGGCCGTGGCCTTGGAGATGGCCAGCAGCAGGCGCAGATCGCGCGCGGTGGGCTGTCTGCGGGCGATGATCGAGGACAGCTCCTGGTCGATCTCGACCTCCATCGCGTTCACCCGGGCTTCGATGACGCCGACGGTTTCCACGGCCTCCAGGCTGAACTGCGACAGCGCATATACCGCCTGGCGGATCTGCGATTCCACCAGGCCGCCCATTTCCATCACCCGGGCCGAGACGCTGTTGAGTTCGCTGTCGAACTGCGACGAAAGATGTTTATCGGGCATCTGCTGCTCCTTAGCCGAAACGGCCGGTGATGTAGTCTTCGGTTTCCTTGCGCTCGGGCTTGAAGAAGATCTGCTCGGTGGCGCCGAATTCGATCATCTCGCCGAGGTACATGTAGGCGGTGTAGTCGCTGCAGCGGGCCGCCTGCTGCATGTTGTGCGTCACGATGGCAATCGTGTAGTCGTGCTTGAGCTCGTCGATCAACTCCTCGATCTTGGCCGTGGACAGCGGATCGAGCGCCGAAGTAGGCTCATCGAGCAGCAGCACCGAGGGCTTGACGGCCACACTGCGGGCGATGCACAGGCGCTGTTGTTGGCCGCCGGACAGTGACAGGCCGCTCTGGCTGAGCTTGTCCTTGACCTCGGACCACAGGGCGGCCTTGGACAGCGCCCATTCCACGCGGTCATCCATTTGGCCCTTGCTCAGCGTCTCGTAGAGCCGCACGCCAAAGGCGATGTTGTCGTAGATCGACATCGGAAACGGCGTGGGCTTTTGGAACACCATGCCAATGCGCGCGCGCAGCAGGTTGATGTCCTGCCGCGGGTCCAGGATCTCCTGTCCGTAAAAGCGGATGCTGCCCTCGGCGCGTTGCCCGGGGTACAGGCTGTACATGCGGTTGAGCGTGCGCAGCAGGGTCGATTTGCCGCAACCCGAGGGGCCGATGAAGGCCGTCACCTTGTGCTCGGCAATGTTCAGGCTGACATCGCGCAGGCCCTGGAACTTGCCATAGAAGAAATTCAGATGGCTCAATTCCAGCGCATTGGCGGCGGCGGTGATGGTGGTGGCGGGGTTCATCATCGAATCCTGAAATGGGAGGCTGCCGGTCCGGCCCTGTCAGGCACGGTTCTTCTCACGCAGGAACACCCGGGCCACGATGTTCAGAATCAGCACCGACAGCGTGATCAGCAGCGCCCCGCCCCAGGCCAGCCGCACCCAGTTCGGGTAGGGGCTGAGGGCAAACTGGAAGATCACCACCGGCAGGTTCGCCATGGGGGCGCCCATGTTGGTGCTGAAGAACTGGTTGTTCAGCGCGGTAAACAGCATCGGCGCGGTCTCGCCGCTGATGCGCGCCACGGCCAGCAGCAGGCCGGTCATCACCCCGCTGCGCGCAGCGCGCAGCGTGACCATGGTCGAGACCTTCCAGCGCGGCGCACCGAGTGCAAAAGCCGCTTCACGCAGGCTGCCGGGCACCAGGCGCAGCATGTTCTCGGTGGTGCGCACCACCACCGGCACGGCGATCAGCGACAGCGCCAGACTGCCGGCCCAACCCGAGAATTTGCCGACCGTGGCCACGGCAATCGCGTAGACGAACAGGCCCAGAACGATAGAGGGGGCCGACAGCATGACATCGGTGACAAAGCGGGTCAGTTCGGCGGTTTTGCTCTGGTCGCCGTATTCGGCCAGGTACACGCCGGCCAGCACGCCCACGGGGGTCGAGACCAGCACGGTAAAGCCCACGATCATCAGGCTGCCGACGATGGCATTGGCCAGGCCGCCGCCTTCGGAGCCGGGCGCCGGGGTCGACTGGGTGAACATGTTCCAGTCGAGTGCGGCAAAGCCGTTGGCCAGCAGCACGCTCAGAATCCACAGCAGCACGAACAGACCCAGCACCATCGCGCCCAGCGACAGGGTCAGACCGATGGCATTCGAGCGCCGGCGTTTTTTGTACAGGGATTGGTTGCGTTCCATCGGTCGGCCCTCCGGTTCACAGGCCCTTGGCCTTTTCGGCGCGCATCATCATCAGCTTGGCGGCCGACAGCACCACGAAGGTGATCACGAACAGCAAAAAGCCCAGCGCGAACAGCGTGGACAGGTGAAAGTCTGCCGCCTCGCCAAACTCGTTGGCCAGCGTCGAGGCGATCGAGGTGCCGGGCGAGAACAACGAAGTGGGCATGCGGT from the Verminephrobacter eiseniae EF01-2 genome contains:
- the phoU gene encoding phosphate signaling complex protein PhoU, which codes for MPDKHLSSQFDSELNSVSARVMEMGGLVESQIRQAVYALSQFSLEAVETVGVIEARVNAMEVEIDQELSSIIARRQPTARDLRLLLAISKATANLERMGDEANKMARMVRSIIESGAPRSLPSSDLRVAAELASGLLRKALDAFARLDTKTAVAILKEDDLIDREFDGFVRKLITYMMEDPRTISPSLDLLFLAKAIERIGDHSKNVAELIIYLVKGKDVRHTALDEIESTVL
- the pstB gene encoding phosphate ABC transporter ATP-binding protein PstB, producing the protein MNPATTITAAANALELSHLNFFYGKFQGLRDVSLNIAEHKVTAFIGPSGCGKSTLLRTLNRMYSLYPGQRAEGSIRFYGQEILDPRQDINLLRARIGMVFQKPTPFPMSIYDNIAFGVRLYETLSKGQMDDRVEWALSKAALWSEVKDKLSQSGLSLSGGQQQRLCIARSVAVKPSVLLLDEPTSALDPLSTAKIEELIDELKHDYTIAIVTHNMQQAARCSDYTAYMYLGEMIEFGATEQIFFKPERKETEDYITGRFG
- the pstA gene encoding phosphate ABC transporter permease PstA, yielding MERNQSLYKKRRRSNAIGLTLSLGAMVLGLFVLLWILSVLLANGFAALDWNMFTQSTPAPGSEGGGLANAIVGSLMIVGFTVLVSTPVGVLAGVYLAEYGDQSKTAELTRFVTDVMLSAPSIVLGLFVYAIAVATVGKFSGWAGSLALSLIAVPVVVRTTENMLRLVPGSLREAAFALGAPRWKVSTMVTLRAARSGVMTGLLLAVARISGETAPMLFTALNNQFFSTNMGAPMANLPVVIFQFALSPYPNWVRLAWGGALLITLSVLILNIVARVFLREKNRA